CGAAAGCTATTTCGAGGGCTTCGCCCGGGCAGGGCGGCTATGAGGGCGCTGATGACAGGCGCCGGGGCGGGCGCGGCGCTGGTCGTGCTGTACACCGGCATGATGGCCGCCGCCGACGGCATAACCAAGTTCATCGCGGGCGGCTACGCGGCGCCGCAGCTGTTTGTGCTGTCCTCGGCGCTGGTGCTGGCCTTCACGCTGGGCGCGGCGCGGGCGCAGGGCAAAAGCGCGGTCGAAGGCATCCGCCTGCGTTCGGTCAGACCCATGGCGGTGCGCGCGGTGCTGACCGTCGTCGCCTCGGTCGCCTTCTTCATGGCCTTCCGGCTGCTGCCCTTCGCGGATGTCTTCCTGTTCATCGGGCTGATCCCGATGTTCGCGGCGGCGCTGAGCGGTCCGGTCCTGAACGAGGCGCCGCGTCCGATGGCCTGGGCGGCGCTGGCGCTGGGGGCCGGGGGCGTTCTGTTCCTGATGCCCGGTGGTCTGTCGGGCGCGCAGGCGGGCCATGGCTGGGCGCTGCTGGCTGCGCTTTCGGGCACCGGCTCGATGCTGGCGGCGCGGGTGATCGCGCGTGTCGAACGGGTGCCGCTGGCGCAGGTCTTCTGGCCGAACGCGGCGCTGATGGGGGTGATGGCTCTGGCGCTGCCACTGGTCTGGAAGCCGATGCCACTGGCGGATCTTGGCTGGGTCGCGGCCTATGCCGCCGCGCTTTTCGCCGCGCGCTACGTGGTGGCCGAGGCGCTGCGGCTGCTGCCCGCCTATGTGGCGACGCCGCTGATGAACCTGCAATTTGTCTGGATGGTGGGCATCGGTCTGGTTGCCTTCGAAGAGGTTCCAACTGCGGGCACATGGATGGGTGTGACACTGGTCATCGGCTCGGGCTTTTGGCTGGTCGCGGACGAGAGCCTTGCCCGGGCACGGGCCAGCCGACTGGCGGCGGCGCTGGTGGCGGAGTAGGGACATGGGGGCTCTGCCCCCAGACCCCCGGAGGTATTTGGACAGAGAAGAAGCAGGGGGCGGGCGCGACACCGGCGAGCCCGAAAGGGTTTTGGACCGTCAATGCGCATCGGCCTGGCAAGACTGCCGGGCCTTTTCTGTCCGCAGGCTGTGGTCCGTGTGTTCCGGGCCGGGACTGCAGTCATGACGGCCTGTGGGGCGCCGCAGAGCCGCCTTACATCGAGAAGGAGGTTCCGCAGCCGCAGGAGCTGGAGGCGTTGGGGTTCTCGATCACGAACCGGGCGCCGATCAGTTCTTCGGAAAAGTCGATCACCGCGCCGGACAGGAAGGGCAGGGAGACCGGATCGACGACGACCCGTTCCGCGCCTTCGCCGATTACCAGGTCGTCGTCGGCGGGTTCGTCGAGGCGGATGTCGTACTGGAAGCCGGAACAGCCGCCGCCCTCGACAGCGACGCGCAGTGCCTTTCCCTCGTCGCCCGCACCGATTTCGGCAAGGCGTTCGAAGGCGCGGGGGGTGACTTTGGGGGGCAGTTGCATGGGGCACCTGGGGTGTTGCGGTTCTTCCCAGAGATAGGTCCCCGATCGCCCGGCAGCAAGCCCCCGGGGACCTGGTCGCGGCGGTGGCCGCCAGAGGCGGTGGCGCCGGGACAGGGGGCGACGCAGGTGCTGGGATATCGGGGTCGGGCCCTCGGGGGCAACGGCCGGCGGCGGCGCATGGCGTGGCGCCGACGCGCCGGAGGGCTTCCATGCCGTCAATTGCGCGAGGAGGAGCAGGAAGCAATGTCATTCGGGGCCGTCATTCAGTAAACAGCCCCCGAATCCGGAGACCCCTGCCATGCCCGACGCCCCTTTTGCCTGCCATCCCGCCCTGTCCCGCGGGCGGCGCCATGCCGAAGAGGAAAGTGCCTTCCGCTCGTGTTTCCAGCGCGACCGGGACCGCATCATCCATTGCTCGGCCTTTCGGCGGCTGAAGCACAAGACGCAGGTCTTTGTCGAACACGAGGGCGATTTCTACCGCACGCGGCTGACCCATTCCATCGAGGTGGCGCAGGTGGCGCGCACCATTTCCAACGCGCTTGGCCTGAATACCGACCTGACAGAGGCGGTGGCGCTGGCGCACGATCTGGGCCACACCCCCTTCGGGCATACCGGAGAGGACGCGCTGGATGCACTGA
This region of Ponticoccus alexandrii genomic DNA includes:
- a CDS encoding DMT family transporter codes for the protein MTGAGAGAALVVLYTGMMAAADGITKFIAGGYAAPQLFVLSSALVLAFTLGAARAQGKSAVEGIRLRSVRPMAVRAVLTVVASVAFFMAFRLLPFADVFLFIGLIPMFAAALSGPVLNEAPRPMAWAALALGAGGVLFLMPGGLSGAQAGHGWALLAALSGTGSMLAARVIARVERVPLAQVFWPNAALMGVMALALPLVWKPMPLADLGWVAAYAAALFAARYVVAEALRLLPAYVATPLMNLQFVWMVGIGLVAFEEVPTAGTWMGVTLVIGSGFWLVADESLARARASRLAAALVAE
- a CDS encoding HesB/IscA family protein, coding for MQLPPKVTPRAFERLAEIGAGDEGKALRVAVEGGGCSGFQYDIRLDEPADDDLVIGEGAERVVVDPVSLPFLSGAVIDFSEELIGARFVIENPNASSSCGCGTSFSM